A window of Hordeum vulgare subsp. vulgare chromosome 5H, MorexV3_pseudomolecules_assembly, whole genome shotgun sequence genomic DNA:
ACCGCACCTCACTCCCAACATTTCTCTACCCGCCTCTCCTCGTACCTGCTACCTGCTAGCTGCTAGCTCGAGTGAGTGACTGATCGGCGGCTGCTAACCTAGCTAGCAATGGCAGCGCAGGGAAGAGGCAGTGCCAACGTGGCCGTGGTCCTCGGCGTGCTTCTTCTCTGCACGCTCGTGGCGGATGCGGCGGTGTTCAACGTCGGCGACCGCGGCGGCTGGTCCTTCAACACCAACTCCTGGCCCACCGGCAAGCGCTTCAAGGCCGGCGACGTCCTAGGTACCATTACACCCATCTCTGCaagtgcatgcattggtgcatcaaACTTACTACTTTCTTTGTATCTAAATACTTGCTGTTGGAGAAAACTGATACAAGTTTCTTTAGCTACAAGTATTGTGGTTCACAAGGAGCAAGATACATCAATTAACTATCCTTCATTTTGCAAACTAATAGACCTTTGATGCATTCAGTGTTCAAGTACGACGCGGCGGCgcacgacgtggtggcggtgagCGCGGCGGGGTACAAGGCCTGCGCCAAGCCGGCCAAGGGCGCCAAGGTCTACAAGTCCGGCACCGACCGCGTCACGCTCGCACGCGGCACAAACTACTTCATCTGCAGCATTCCCGGACACTGCCAGTCCGGCATGAAGATCGCCGTCACCGCCGCCTAGATAGCCTCGTCGCGTCGTCCACCGTCGAGCAGCGTCTTTACGTGACACAACGAACGCAGCTTCATTCCTAACAGAATAAATGGCCGAGCTTACCTACTTCGGTACTGTCGAACCGACGTCAGGTGCCAGGTCAGTGTAGCAGTGTTGATTATCGTACGGTGTGTGTActgtttgattcccccactagatCGATCGTAATTGCTATTGTATGGCCATCCGTGATGATTTTGTACTCATACATAGTACatgaataaaaggcatgcaacaaTTTTTCTTTCGGAATTTGCTACTTTCTTTAACATAGTATAAACGCAATCGTTCATATACACGCGCATACACTCATCTCTATGAACGCACATACGCACGCCATATCCCTATGAGCACCTTCCAGAGACTAAGCTATCGCcggaaatcctgaaataaattcagGAATAATACAAAGCATCAGGATTTGAACCCTGATGAGCTGGGATACCACTGTCCTTCTAACCACCCAACCATAGGTtcgggatttgctatttgtggctTGTGAGTCATCTGTGGTTATAAACGTGTTGGGATGAAGGAAGCAAAGTACAAAGAATTACACGTAATTACATGCTGACTAGAATTTATCTTTCTAACTAACCATTCTTTCATTGATTTTTATGGGGATGGGCCCTTCATTCCTCTTAATCTCTAATAAAAAATCAACTGCCTGTAAAATTTCTGTAAATTTATTTATATGCAGCATTGCTCGTCGTGTGATGCGGTTGGAACGTAGCGTTGACCAACAACGAGCGTCCAGTTAGGCCAGCCCAATTAGGTTCAGGTTAGTTCATTTTTCTTTGTTGTTTCATTCCTATTTTCCTTTTACTTTTGGTGATTTAAAAAAATCAGAATATATATAGTCCAAAACTTGTATTTACTGGagaataaaaaaatgaaatgatgtTCACATAATTTTTAAGAAATGTATCATATCATTAAACAAAGTTTCAATATTTATTTAAAAATGTTTAACATGTATTCAAAGAAGTTCAAAAGTATGTATTTGAAAGACATGTTAATCATTTATTGAAAAATGATAGACATGTATAATATAAATTTAGATGTATACCAAAAAATTACAATGTGTATGAAAAAACAAATGTCAAAACATGTATTTGAAAATTGCTAGATGTATGCAAAAAATGTTTTTGATGTATACGAACAcattttttatgaaaacaatgtTATAATGTATTTTTTTAAATGTTAAATCTGTGTAAACAATGTTCCTGATCCATACGCAAAATGCGGGGATGTGTTGGAACCAATAAATAAACCAAAAAACCAGAAAAACTGGTgaacaaacaaataaaactatTAAATACCAATGCAAAGAAACTGAAAAAGTAAGAGTGTgtataaaaacataaaaaaaggGAAAGTGTATAAAATTGTAAAGAAAAACACAGAACAAACATAATTAAAATCTATAAAACAAAAGAAAGCACAATAATATAAAATTAAAAAGTAAAGCTAGACTAGTCCTAGCAGtaaacaaagaagaaaataaacGACATACCCTCACCCATCGGGCGTTTGCTAAAGTTACCCGAGTGTTTGACATGCTAAGAAACCTGATTTCTGGGTCAACCCAAACACGCGGACGCGAGAGGCGAGCCCACTCAGGCCCAGTTCTTTTCACCCTGGATTCTAGAGAATCAGGATTATGGAAAATTCTCCCAGAATCTGCTTCTCCCAGAATCTGTGGTCGAGTTCTTTTCAGAGATTGTAGTTTGAGATTCTGAAAAGTGTCGTGTGTTGAAATGTTTGTACTGCCCTTAGATAGAAGTTGTTTGCTGAATTGTTAACACTCTGTTGTTTCTAACAGTGACGAAAGTGTATTTTAAGAATAGCATAAAAATTGCTAAATATTACAATGGGTGTAAAGTTTTGTTCATGACGGCAAGTGCATAAACTAAAAAAAGACTGCAGGGTGGGCGGGGCGGGGCCTGGCCGGCCgaaggcggggcggggcggggccggtCGGCGGCTGGGCGGGGCGGGGCCGCCTGAGGAGCAGGGCGGAGGCCGGCCTGACGAGCGGGGCGACGGGGCctgccggcggcggggcggggccggcCTGAGGAGCGAGCGCAGATGCGGCCTGAGGAGCGAGCTCAGATGCAGAGGCGAGGTGGGGAGCAAGCGCAGATGCGGGGCGTTTTGGTTGACTGCTCGGTGGCATTTTGCCTGTAATTACGTGGTACAATAGGGGTATGGTATCAATCCGAAAGGTTTTCTTTTGTGGGATTTGGTAGAATCTTGAGATTGTGGGAGAAATCAGGTTTTCCTCAGATTTTGAATTGCACTGAGATTCTGCAGAATCTGATTCAGATTTTGGTAGTTCATGCGAGTTCTTTTGACTCGCGATTTTCGGGACTGAGATTCTATAGAATCTGTTCAAAAGAACTGGGCCTCAGATCCACTCCTCCCCCATCCCTTGTCGAACGGTGGTCATTGTTACCGGTCCTAAAGCTGACGAAGTACAGATTATGTTGGTTGGCTCCGAAGACGACCCCTAATTGGTTGGTCTGGCCACGATTGCGGCAACGCCCAAGGGTACTACTTTCCTTCATGGAAGAACGACCGAGGAGCCCCCTTCCCATCCCAAGACATCCTCCCAAGCGAGAGCTCAAAATCCAGTGGATTGTGTGGCGACAACGTCAGGCGCATCGTTTGCTCCTTCGAGACAGCACCTGGGGTAGGTCCAATGGAGTGGGCACGTGTTTGTGGAACTGTTGTCGGCATTGAAGTTCAAGAAGCTGTGGTTTGTGATAATTTTCCTGCAACCAACGTCTTCCTATGCTAGTGTCCTTCGCTCATCCGTGACCACCATTTCACACTGGGTTGTATTCGGAATCCCTGCGTCGAAGGGGATAGTGATCTCTTTCCCGGTGCCAGTGACACGTCTTTGACTCTGGATGCCCGGTTCCCCTTTGTGACGGATGTCATTGTGTTCTTTGTGTTCGTCGACTTGAATTGGCCCTGGTGTCGGTTCTTGTGTCTTAGATTGCCTCAAGTTCCTTTCCTTCCATGTTTGGGTTCCTGAGAGTAGCGACGTTGCAGATGGCAAGGTGTGCTTCAGACTTGTGTGAGGTGTTTGTTGTGGGCATCCATGTCGCGAGTTTAGCTTCTTGCCTAGCTCTTGGGTGAGTACCTCTTCTTGTTGACGGTGCAACGTCCTAAGAGCCAGGGCAAAAGGGTAGGTTTCCTCTTCAGAGAAGGAAGGACTTTGTCTTCTAAGCTTGGTgaagcctgttggaaatatgtcctagagacaataatagatCGACCATTATCACATTTCTCTGTTCATGATAAATGATAAATATACCTATATATTAAAGCTGCTAAGCAGCGAGCCACGAGGGAGCTCCCCAGCGTTGGGGCTGGCCTTCCCCCAGCCGGCACGTGTAAACAGTACGGGGTGAACGGTAACTGCGGGTGAACAGTGCGCTCTTATGAACAGTACATGTCGACAAACAAAATCGAACAGTCTTCCTTTTTTTGAACGAAATAGTGTCTTGTGTTTTCCCTTTTTTAAAACCCCTTTttcaaaattaaaattaaaaagttaaaattacaaaaaaatattcttcgagttttaaaacaaatattacatccttttttctccttcttctttaaaATACAAATTAAGGagataaaattcccaaaaaaatgaaaacatatattatttattttccCCCTTCTTCTTTAAAATTCAAATTAAGGAGATAAAATTCCCaagaaaaatgaaaacatatATTATTTCTCCTTAACCCCCTTCTCCTTTGAAATTAAAATTACTAAGATTACAAAATTACCAATTTGTTCCACTTCTTCTTCAAAATTTAAAATTACCaacaaaaattgaaaacaaaCATTAGATCACTTTTTTGTAAATAGTAATTACGGTCAAACAATAAGCTATGGTTACAATGAATCCATATTTTTTATTCCTTCTTTAAAATTAAACTTAAAAAGATAAATTTACAAAAAAACCAACAAATATCATATCACTTTtctaaaaataataatagtggATAAACAGTAACTATAGCCAACCAATAATTATGACGATCAAATTTTCATACTTTTTTCTAAGTGAAAATATAAAATTACCAAAAAATTATGAACATaaataatatataaaaaacaAATTTGCTAAATGACAGGCTTAAACTCGGGTGCGGCGTGCCGCCGCACCTTCTGCCCTACtagtgtttattatccatgttaaaaTTATATTAACTAAATACTTTAATAAATATGTGGATGTAtaaacaacaccgtgtccctaatAAGTCTTACtagattagctcgttgatcaaatatgattAAGATTTTTTAAACATAAACATGAAGTATCATTTGATAACGGAATCATATCATTAAAAAATAATGTGATGGACCATGGTAGGCATGCGCCAGTGCAGCCATGCCGACCAGCGCCCCAATATACTCCACTTCTTCAGCATTCTAGGAAAGACCAATCTTGTTGCATAACGAGGGAATACTTGGCCTGTGTAATTCGTGCCATATCGGCAACTGAACTTTGTCCTgtatcaaaggaaaaaagaagcaTCCAAATTACGTTTTACATATGTTGGAGTCGACTAGACCACTTAATGTTACCAGGAAGGCTTGATTGAACAGCAAACCAATTAGGTGGACTGTAATATTCCTAACCCATTAGGGTTCAATTCTTACTGCTTGTATTTTGaggatttatttcaggatttatgGCTAAGCGCGTTCAGTGGAGGAAGACGATTCCGTCAACTATCAGGCGTTTATAATGACTTTGTCAATATCAAGATGATATGTCGTCTCAGTCTCTTCGAGATGCTTATAGGAATATGATGTGTGTGTTTGTAAAGATAAGTATATGCGCGTGTACATAAGCGTTTGTGTATGCATTATGTTAAAAAACTTGATTGAACAAatctttccctaataataaagcagctaCTGCTTCTACCGTAcgtcgtgatgattttgcagaAAAGTCCCCATGTTTTTCCGAAATCAACCCGCCGTCCGCCCCTCCCCGattctcctcctcccctcgccgccgaccgtttgcctcctcctccgcggcagAGAAGAAGCGAGACAAGGCGTCGCTCATGCTGCGGTAGCGCGGCCGATTCAACCCGGCACGCTACTTCGCTGAGGAGGTCATCTCCGGCTTCGACGAGACCGACCTCTACAAGACATGGGTCCGAGTAAGCCTCCCCTCGCCGCCGACCGTTTGCCTCCTCTTCCGCGGCTCCCGGCACTGGCGCCGACGCGGCAGAGAAGAAGCGAGACAAGGCGTCGCTCATGCTGCGGGAGCGCGGCCGATTCAAACCAGCGCGCTACTTCGTCGAGGAGGTCATCTCCGACTTCGACGAGACCGACCTTTACAAGACATGGGTCCGAGTaagccaccctcctcctcctcgccgctccCTTCCTCCTCGCGCCTTCGCTAATTGGTTCCTGTTTCCGTTGATTCATAATCTCGGGCTCTGTTTTCTGCTGCCCAAACGTCGACGATACGGAGCCCGCAGGAGCGCAACACGCGGCTGGAGAACATGTCCTGACGGATCTGGAACCTCGCCAGGAAGAAGAAGCAGGTACGCGCACATGCCTCGCTGAAACAAGCCTTGATTTGCTTGCCAACTTTATTCACCCTCTCCAAATTAGCAATACTGCTGGCGCCAAACTCTTGTTGGGGGACAGTTCACTTCATTGCCGGTGCCAGACTGTTGGTGCCGAGTTCGCTGATAGTGCCACCCAAACTAATTACTACTTTAGGTACTTGCTGGTTAGTGATTACTGATTATGTATGTGGTTGGGCATCATGTATGTCTCTGTTCCATCAGGAAAACTGAATCATACTTGTGTGCTGTGTATGAATGGCTGCTGACATGACGGGTCTCCATTGTAGCATTCGTCTGCTTTGTTTCTTTCTTGTTCCAATTATTTGTACAAAAAAAGTGGTTTCCTATCACCATTCGAAGGAGAGTAGTGGTACATTATCAGGTGTGAATgtgattcaaaaaaaaaaagtgaTGTCCGGCAGTTTACGGTTCATGATTCATAGGACATCTTGAGTTAGCTATCAGGGCCAACGGCCTGTCCTCGTGCTACTTTTTTCTGTGGCCCTCGTATTTAGACTTGTAATTCTGTTTCTTTCGGTGAAAAGCAATTACACGTCACAGAACCGTGGGGGCGCTTTTAAGGGCTGTTGTCCCATGTAAACGAAATGAGtaattaaaataaaaatatatggaACACTGATGAGCATAATAAAAGGTGTTGATAACCTGTCAAGGTATTTAACGTGCTTCATAAATTAAGCTGGCCATTTTTTCTCTTCAAAAAGCATATACGAAGACCGTAGGAGTCTAAAGATTTTTTATTCAGTTGTAACACATGTACGTGTGACCAACTCAGACGGGAAAGGAAAAAAATAccaaacagacactttcagagatatccgtagtgcatctttataatcacccagttacgttgtgacgtttgatgcacccaaagcattcctacggtatccgggagttgcacaatctcatgatctaaggaaatgatacttgacattagaaaagctttaacagacgaacaacacgatctagtgctatgtttaggattgcgtcttgtccataacatcattctcctaatgatgtgatcccgttatcaatgacatctaatgtccatgctcaggaaaccatgatcatctattgatcaacgagctagccaactagaggctcactaggaacacattgtgatctatatattcacacatgtattacggtttccggttaatgcaATTATagtatgaataatagacaattatcatgaactggaaatataataataaccactttattattgtctctaggacatatttctgttggggaacgtcgcatgggaaacaaaaattttcctacgcgcacgaagacctatcatggtgatgtccatctacgagaggggatgagtgatctacgtacccttgtagatcgtacagcagaagcgattagagatcgcggttgatgtagtggaacgtcctcacgtccctcgatccgccccgcgaacaatcccgcgatcagtcccacgatctagtaccgaacggacggcacctccgcgttcagcacacgtacagctcgacgatgatctcggccttcttgatccagcaagagagacggagaggtagaagagttctccggcagcgtgacggcgctccggaggttggtgatgatcttgtctcagcagggctccgcccgagctccgcagaaacacgatctagagggaaaactatggaggtatgtggtcgggcagccgtgagaaagtcgtctcaaatctgccctaaaagccccatatatataggaggagggagggggaccttgccttggggtccaagggaaccccaaggggtcggccgagccaggggggaggactctccccccccaaaccgagtcctacttggtttggtgggagggagtccttcccccttcccacttcttcctcctttttttttctttctttgatttttcttccttggcgcataggatttggtgggctgtcccaccagcccactaagggctggtgtgacccccacaaatacctatgggcttccccggagtgggttgcccccctccggtgaactcccggaacccattcatcattcccggtacattcccggtaactccgaaaaccttccggtaatcaaatgaggtcatcctatatatcaatcttcgtttccggaccattccggaaaccctcgtgacgtccgtgatctcatccgggactccgaacaacattcggtaaccaaccatgtaactcaaatacacataaaacaacgtcgaaccttaagtgtgcagaccctgcgggttcgagaactatgtagacatgacccgagagactcctcggtcaatatccaatagcgggacctggatgcccatattggatcctacatattctacgaagatcttatcgtttgaacctcagtgccaaggattcgtataatcccgtatgtcattccctttgtccttcggtatgttacttgcccgagatttgatcgtcagtatccgcatacctatttcaatctcgtttaccggcaagtctctttactcgttccgcaatacaagatcccgcaacttacactaagttacattgcttgcaaggcttgtgtgtgatgttgtattaccgagtgggccctgagatacctctccgtcatacggagtgacaaatcccagtcttgatccatactaactcaactaacaccttcggagatacctgtagagcatctttatagtcacccagttacgttgcgacgtttgatacacaaaaagcattcctccggtgtcagtgagttatatgatctcatggtcataggaataaatacttgacacgcagaaaacagtagcaacaaaatgacacgatcaatatgctacgtctattagtttgggtcttagtccatcacgtgattctcctaatgacgtgatccagttatcaagcaacaacaccttgttcataatcagaagacactgattatcatcgatcaagtgactagccaactagaggcatgctagggacggtgtttttgtctatgtatccacacatgtaaatgagtcttcattcaatacaattatagcatggataataaactattatcttgatacaggaattataataataactatacatttattattgcctctagggcataattccaacagtctcccacttgcactagagtcaataatctagtcctcacatcaccatgcgaattacattgtaataaatctaacacccatacagttctggtgtcgatcatgttttggtcgtggaagaggtttagtcagcgggtctgctacattcagatccgtgtgcactttgcatatatttacgtcctcctcctcgacgtagtcgcggatgaggttgaagcgtcgtttgatgtgtctggtcttcttgtgaaaccttggttcctttgctaaggcaatggcaccagtgttgtcacagaacaaggttattggatccagtgcacttggcaccactccaagatccgtcatgaactgcttcatccagacaccctccttagccgcctccgaggcagccatgtactccgcttcacatgtagaatctgctacgacgctctgcttggaactgcaccagcttactgcacccccattaagaataaatacgtatccggtttgcgacttggagtcgtccggatctgtgtcaaagcttgcatcgacgtaaccttttacggcgagctcttcgtcacctccatacacgagaaacatctccttagtccttttcaggtacttcaggatattcttgaccgccgtccagtgatccactcctggattactctggaacctacctgccatacttatggccaggctaacatccggtctagtgcacagcattgcatacatgatagagcctatggctgaagcataggggacggagcgcatatgctctctatcttcatcagttgctgggcactgagtctttctcaatctcgtaccttgtaacactggcaagaaccctttcttggactgttccattttgaacctcttcaaaactttatcaaggtacgtgctttgtgaaagtcctatcaggcgttttgatctatccctatagatcttaatgcctagaatgtaagcagcttctcctaggtccttcatagagaaacttttattcaagtaaccttttatgctctccaaaagctctacgttgtttccaatcagcaatatgtcatccacatataacattagaaacgccacagagctcccactcactttcttgtaaatacaagattctccaaccacttgtataaacccaaatgctttgatcacctcatcaaagcgtttgttccaactccgagatgcttgcaccagtccataaatggatcgctggagcttgcacaccttgtcagcatttttaggatcgacaaaaccttcgggttgcatcatatacaactcttccttaaggaaaccgttaaggaacgccgttttgacatccatctgccatatttcataatcgaaaaatgcagctattgctaacatgattctgacggacttaagcattgctacgggagagaaagtctcatcgtagtcaattcctggaacttgtgaaaaaccctttgccacaagtcgagctttataaacggtcacattaccgtcagcgtccgtcttcttcttaaagatccatttgttttgaatagccttgcggccctcaggtagtatctccaaagtccatactttgttctcatacatggatcctatctcggatttcatggcttctagccatttgttggaatctgggcccaccattgcttcttcataatttgcaggttcattgttgtctaacaacatgattgataagacgggattaccgtaccactctggagcagcgcgtgatctcgtcgacctgcgtggttcaacagaaacttgaactggagtttcatgatcatcatcattaacttcctcctcaaccggtgtcgcaatcacaggggtttccccttgccctgcgccaccatccagagggatgagaggttcgacaacctcgtcaagttctatcttcctcccactcaattctctcgagagaaactccttctcgagaaaagttccgttcttagcaacaaacactttgccctcggttttgagatagaaggtgtacccaactgtctcttttgggtaacctatgaagacgcatttttccgctttgggttccagcttttcaggctgaagctttttgacataagcatcacatccccaaactttaagaaacgacaactttggccttttgccataccacagttcgtatggtgtcgtctcaacggatttcgatggtgccctatttaaagtgaatgcagctgtttctaatgcataaccccaaaacgataacggcaaatcagtaagagacatcatagatcgcaccatttctaataaagtacgattacgaagttcggacacaccattacgctgtggtgttccaggcggtgttaactgcgaaacaattccacattgtcttaagtgagtaccaaactcgaaactcagatactcacccccacgatcagaccgtaggaacttgatcttcttgttacgatgattttccacttcactctgaaattgcttgaacttttcaaatgtttcagacttgtgcttcatcaagtagacataaccatatctacttagatcgtcagtgaaggtgagaagataacgatatccgccgcgtgcctccacgctcattggaccacatacatcggtatgtatgatttccaacaagtcacttgcacgctccattgttccggagaacggagtcttagtcatcttgcccatgag
This region includes:
- the LOC123395116 gene encoding chemocyanin-like, with protein sequence MAAQGRGSANVAVVLGVLLLCTLVADAAVFNVGDRGGWSFNTNSWPTGKRFKAGDVLVFKYDAAAHDVVAVSAAGYKACAKPAKGAKVYKSGTDRVTLARGTNYFICSIPGHCQSGMKIAVTAA